A DNA window from Streptococcus sp. LPB0220 contains the following coding sequences:
- the galT gene encoding UDP-glucose--hexose-1-phosphate uridylyltransferase codes for MNQGILDAFVTAVIAASDYEEMDRIYLKNRVMSRVGEEGLDAPAKKEDLIALKDQLVEIAVANSKIQDSMAAKDSLGAELMDWITPSPSQVNHRFWETYRQSKEDAIADFYDLSKRNDYIKVKAIAQNIAFEAETPYGSLEITINLSKPEKDPKDIAAAKLAKASHYPACQLCFENEGYQGRLDHPARANHRIIRFDMDGHDWGFQYSPYAYFNEHCIFLDSQHVPMAISRKTFERLLTIVETFPGYFAGSNADLPIVGGSILTHDHYQGGRHTFPMELAPVEESFSVEGFEAVSVGIVNWPMSVLRLQSDDKAQLIALADHILTAWRGYSDPAVQVLATSDGQPHHTITPIARIRDGHYELDLVLRDNQTSPEHPDGIYHPHADVQHIKKENIGLIEVMGLAILPPRLKKELKQVQDYLLGRESSVASYHQDWVTDLKATHPFLTDEAEAEAIVRESVGQIFARVLEDAGVYKRTAEGQAAFRRFVATL; via the coding sequence ATGAATCAGGGAATTTTAGACGCATTTGTCACAGCCGTCATTGCGGCGAGTGACTACGAAGAGATGGATCGGATTTATCTAAAAAATCGCGTCATGAGTCGCGTTGGAGAAGAAGGGCTAGATGCCCCAGCCAAAAAAGAAGACTTGATTGCACTCAAAGATCAGTTGGTGGAGATTGCGGTTGCGAATAGCAAGATCCAGGACAGTATGGCCGCCAAGGACAGCTTGGGTGCGGAGTTGATGGATTGGATTACCCCTAGCCCTAGTCAGGTCAACCATCGCTTTTGGGAGACCTACCGTCAGTCCAAGGAAGACGCGATTGCTGATTTCTATGACCTCTCTAAGCGCAATGATTACATCAAGGTCAAAGCCATTGCGCAAAACATTGCCTTTGAGGCTGAAACTCCCTACGGTTCTCTTGAAATCACCATCAATCTGTCAAAACCTGAAAAAGATCCTAAAGACATTGCAGCGGCCAAGCTTGCCAAAGCCAGTCATTATCCAGCCTGCCAATTGTGCTTTGAAAATGAAGGCTATCAAGGTCGCCTAGACCATCCAGCCCGGGCCAATCATCGGATTATCCGTTTTGACATGGACGGTCATGACTGGGGCTTTCAGTATTCCCCTTATGCCTACTTCAATGAACACTGCATTTTCCTCGATAGCCAGCATGTGCCCATGGCCATTAGTCGCAAGACCTTTGAGCGACTCTTGACCATTGTCGAGACTTTTCCAGGCTATTTTGCAGGGTCTAATGCAGATCTGCCCATTGTAGGGGGATCTATCCTGACTCATGACCATTACCAAGGCGGACGGCACACCTTCCCTATGGAGCTAGCTCCTGTTGAGGAAAGCTTTAGCGTTGAGGGATTTGAGGCTGTATCGGTAGGAATTGTCAACTGGCCCATGTCGGTTCTCCGCTTGCAATCGGACGACAAGGCGCAATTGATTGCCCTGGCAGACCATATCCTAACAGCCTGGCGAGGCTACTCGGATCCAGCTGTGCAAGTCTTAGCCACATCTGACGGTCAACCCCATCATACCATTACCCCCATTGCACGAATCCGCGATGGGCATTATGAACTGGACTTGGTGCTCCGTGACAACCAAACCTCACCAGAGCATCCAGATGGTATTTATCACCCACATGCGGATGTGCAACACATCAAAAAAGAAAACATCGGCCTGATCGAAGTCATGGGCTTGGCGATATTGCCACCTCGACTCAAGAAAGAGCTCAAGCAAGTCCAAGATTATCTACTTGGACGAGAAAGCAGTGTGGCTAGTTACCACCAGGACTGGGTTACTGACTTGAAAGCCACTCACCCATTCCTCACAGACGAAGCAGAAGCGGAAGCTATTGTTCGTGAATCAGTCGGCCAGATCTTTGCGCGCGTGCTCGAAGATGCCGGTGTCTACAAGCGAACAGCAGAAGGCCAAGCAGCCTTTAGACGCTTTGTCGCGACACTTTAA
- a CDS encoding HAD family hydrolase, with product MEAVIFDLDGLLADTEIISLKVYQELLRDFGIPFTEETYSRDYSGHREEENVQRFLDTYDLPWNFDQTLAKVYELEGRILAQGVHLKKGAKNLLTFLKTEGIPIALATSSVESRARMILDSNGVLSLFDHLVFAKDVKRSKPYPDIFLKACSDLNALPENCLVLEDSEAGIEAAYRAGIPVICVPDLKVPAQSFLTKAEQVFQDLDAVRDYLKRKKENQ from the coding sequence ATGGAAGCTGTAATATTTGATTTAGATGGCTTATTAGCCGATACTGAAATCATTTCTCTAAAAGTTTATCAAGAATTACTTAGAGATTTTGGAATTCCTTTCACAGAAGAAACTTATTCTAGAGACTACAGTGGACACAGAGAAGAGGAAAATGTTCAACGATTTTTGGATACCTATGATTTACCTTGGAACTTTGACCAAACCTTGGCTAAAGTTTATGAACTAGAAGGTCGAATCTTAGCCCAAGGTGTTCATTTAAAAAAAGGTGCTAAGAATTTACTTACTTTTTTGAAAACAGAGGGCATTCCAATCGCCCTAGCAACTTCAAGTGTTGAATCTCGAGCTAGAATGATCTTGGATAGCAATGGGGTTCTGTCCCTATTTGACCATTTAGTTTTTGCAAAAGATGTCAAACGAAGTAAACCTTACCCAGATATATTTTTAAAGGCTTGTAGTGATTTGAATGCTTTACCAGAGAATTGCTTAGTACTAGAGGATAGTGAGGCAGGGATTGAAGCAGCCTATCGGGCTGGAATCCCAGTCATATGTGTTCCAGATTTAAAAGTACCAGCACAGTCTTTCTTAACTAAAGCAGAACAAGTTTTCCAGGATTTGGATGCTGTCAGAGACTATTTAAAACGTAAGAAGGAGAATCAATGA
- a CDS encoding galactokinase, which yields MTTTITSQDLQAKFQAVFGEKADHTFFSPGRINLIGEHTDYNGGHVFPAAITLGTYGAARKREDKVLRFFSGNFEDKGIIEVPLENLQFEKEHNWTNYPKGVLHFLQEAGHVIDSGMDVYVYGNIPNGSGLSSSASLELLIGVIAEKLYDLHLDRLDLVKIGKQTENHFIGVNSGIMDQFAIGMGADQRAIYLDTNTLEYDLVPLDLKDNVVVIMNTNKRRELADSKYNERRAECETAVSELQEKLDIQTLGELDLWAFDAYSYLIKDENRIKRARHAVLENQRTLQARKALEAGDLEGFGRLMNASHVSLEHDYEVTGLELDTLVHTAWEQEGVLGARMTGAGFGGCAIALVNKDKVEAFKEAVGKRYEEVVGYAPSFYIAEVAAGTRVLD from the coding sequence ATGACGACAACAATCACATCTCAAGATTTACAAGCAAAATTCCAGGCTGTCTTTGGGGAAAAGGCTGACCACACTTTCTTTTCACCAGGACGGATTAATCTGATCGGTGAACACACGGACTATAATGGAGGCCATGTCTTCCCAGCAGCTATCACACTCGGCACTTACGGAGCTGCAAGAAAGCGTGAGGATAAGGTCTTGCGTTTCTTCTCAGGAAACTTTGAAGACAAGGGGATCATTGAAGTTCCTCTTGAAAACCTTCAGTTTGAAAAAGAGCACAACTGGACCAACTATCCAAAAGGCGTGCTCCATTTCTTGCAAGAAGCGGGTCATGTCATTGATAGCGGAATGGACGTCTATGTCTATGGCAATATTCCAAATGGATCTGGTCTTTCTTCTTCAGCTTCTCTTGAGCTCTTGATTGGCGTCATCGCTGAGAAACTATATGATCTTCACTTAGATCGTCTAGATCTGGTCAAGATCGGGAAACAAACCGAAAATCACTTCATCGGAGTCAACTCTGGGATCATGGACCAATTTGCCATCGGTATGGGAGCGGATCAACGGGCTATTTATCTCGATACCAATACCCTAGAATATGATCTGGTACCGCTGGACCTTAAAGACAATGTCGTGGTGATTATGAACACCAACAAACGCCGTGAATTGGCTGATTCCAAATACAATGAACGCCGTGCAGAATGTGAAACAGCCGTTTCTGAACTTCAAGAAAAACTAGATATCCAAACCTTAGGGGAATTGGATCTCTGGGCCTTTGATGCCTACAGCTACTTGATCAAGGATGAAAACCGCATTAAACGGGCTCGCCATGCAGTTCTTGAAAATCAACGGACCCTCCAAGCACGTAAGGCTCTTGAAGCAGGTGATTTGGAAGGCTTTGGTCGTCTCATGAATGCTTCTCACGTATCATTGGAGCATGACTACGAAGTGACTGGTCTAGAATTAGATACCTTGGTGCATACAGCCTGGGAACAAGAAGGCGTCTTGGGCGCTCGTATGACAGGAGCAGGCTTTGGTGGTTGCGCCATCGCCCTTGTAAACAAAGATAAAGTTGAAGCCTTTAAAGAAGCTGTTGGCAAACGCTATGAAGAAGTCGTTGGCTATGCGCCAAGCTTTTATATTGCAGAAGTTGCGGCAGGGACACGAGTTTTAGACTAG
- the gtfA gene encoding sucrose phosphorylase, whose protein sequence is MPIQNKTMLITYSDSLGNNLKDLYENLEKHFGDAVGGVHLLPFFPSTGDRGFAPVDYDQVDPAFGDWEDVKRLGDKYYLMFDFMINHISRQSKYYKDYQEKHDQSAYKDLFLNWDKFWPENRPTQADVDLIYKRKDRAPKQEITFADGTTEHLWNTFGEEQIDLDVTKDVTMDFIRKTIEHLASNGCDLIRLDAFAYAVKKLDTNDFFVEPDIWDLLDKVRDMAAGYGAELLPEIHEHYSIQFKIADHDYYVYDFALPMVTLYTLYSSKVDRLAKWLKMSPMKQFTTLDTHDGIGVVDVKDILTDEEIDYASNELYKVGANVKRKYSTAEYNNLDIYQINSTYYSALGDDDRKYFLARLIQAFAPGIPQVYYVGFLAGKNDLELLENTKEGRNINRHYYSNEEIAQEVERPVVKSLLKLFSFRNNSQAFDLEGSIEVETPDDHTIVITRQNKDQTVTAVARIDLAEGTYQVTENGQEMVF, encoded by the coding sequence ATGCCAATTCAAAACAAAACAATGTTAATTACTTACTCAGATAGCTTAGGAAATAACCTGAAGGATCTCTATGAAAATCTGGAGAAGCACTTTGGGGATGCAGTAGGTGGGGTTCACCTCTTGCCATTTTTCCCATCAACTGGTGACCGTGGCTTTGCGCCTGTCGACTATGACCAAGTGGATCCAGCCTTTGGAGATTGGGAAGATGTCAAACGCTTGGGCGACAAGTACTATCTTATGTTTGACTTTATGATCAATCACATTTCTCGTCAGTCTAAATACTACAAGGACTACCAAGAAAAGCACGACCAAAGTGCCTACAAGGACCTCTTTCTCAACTGGGACAAGTTCTGGCCGGAGAATCGTCCTACTCAAGCAGATGTAGATTTGATTTATAAGCGCAAAGACCGAGCTCCCAAGCAAGAAATCACTTTTGCGGATGGGACGACCGAGCATCTCTGGAATACTTTCGGGGAAGAGCAGATTGACCTAGACGTGACCAAGGACGTGACCATGGACTTTATTCGCAAGACCATCGAACACCTGGCAAGTAATGGCTGTGACCTCATTCGTTTGGACGCCTTTGCCTATGCGGTCAAGAAATTGGATACCAATGATTTCTTTGTGGAACCAGACATTTGGGATTTGTTGGATAAGGTGCGCGATATGGCGGCAGGCTACGGTGCTGAGCTTCTTCCAGAGATTCATGAGCACTATTCCATCCAATTTAAGATTGCCGATCACGACTATTATGTCTATGACTTCGCGCTACCCATGGTAACCCTCTATACCCTCTATAGTTCAAAAGTGGATCGCCTTGCCAAGTGGTTGAAGATGAGTCCGATGAAGCAGTTCACGACGCTGGACACCCATGACGGGATTGGGGTGGTCGATGTCAAGGATATCTTGACTGATGAAGAGATTGACTATGCTTCAAATGAGCTTTATAAGGTTGGGGCAAATGTTAAACGCAAATATTCCACAGCAGAGTACAACAACTTGGATATCTACCAAATCAATTCGACCTACTATTCTGCGCTTGGAGATGACGATCGTAAGTACTTCCTAGCCCGTTTAATTCAAGCCTTTGCACCAGGTATTCCACAAGTTTATTATGTTGGATTCCTAGCTGGGAAGAATGATTTGGAACTCTTAGAAAACACCAAAGAAGGCCGCAATATCAACCGTCATTACTACAGCAACGAAGAAATTGCTCAAGAAGTAGAGCGTCCAGTCGTGAAATCCCTTCTCAAGCTCTTTAGCTTCCGGAATAACTCGCAAGCTTTTGACCTAGAAGGAAGCATTGAGGTGGAAACACCAGATGATCATACCATTGTCATCACGCGCCAAAATAAAGACCAGACTGTCACAGCAGTAGCCCGAATTGATCTTGCTGAGGGCACTTACCAAGTGACAGAAAACGGTCAAGAAATGGTGTTTTAA
- a CDS encoding carbohydrate ABC transporter permease: MKQDERKALIGKYILLILGSVLILVPLLATLFSSFKPTKDIVDNFFGFPTNFTWDNFSRLLADGIGGYYWNSVVITVLSLLAVMIFIPMAAYSIARNMSKRKAFTIMYTLLILGIFVPFQVIMIPITVMMSKLGLANTFGLILLYLTYAIPQTLFLYVGYIKISIPESLDEAAEIDGANKFTTYFRIIFPMMKPMHATTMIINALWFWNDFMLPLLVLNRDSKMWTLPLFQYNYAGQYFNDYGPSFASYVVGIISITIVYLFFQRHIIAGMSNGAVK; encoded by the coding sequence ATGAAACAAGATGAAAGAAAAGCCTTGATTGGCAAATACATTCTATTGATTCTAGGATCGGTTCTGATTTTAGTGCCACTCCTTGCCACCCTCTTTAGTTCCTTCAAACCAACCAAGGATATCGTAGACAATTTCTTTGGATTTCCAACCAACTTCACATGGGACAACTTCAGCCGTCTCTTGGCTGATGGGATCGGAGGCTATTATTGGAACTCTGTCGTCATCACTGTCTTGTCTTTACTTGCAGTAATGATCTTTATCCCCATGGCAGCCTACTCCATCGCACGTAATATGAGTAAGAGAAAAGCCTTTACCATCATGTACACCCTCTTGATTCTTGGGATTTTCGTACCTTTCCAAGTCATCATGATTCCGATTACGGTTATGATGAGTAAACTCGGTTTGGCTAACACCTTTGGTTTGATCTTGCTCTACTTGACCTATGCGATTCCACAGACCCTCTTTCTCTATGTGGGGTATATCAAAATCTCTATCCCAGAAAGTTTGGATGAAGCAGCAGAGATCGATGGGGCTAATAAATTCACAACCTATTTCCGCATCATCTTCCCAATGATGAAACCCATGCATGCGACAACCATGATCATCAATGCCCTTTGGTTCTGGAATGACTTCATGTTGCCACTCCTTGTCTTGAACCGGGATTCCAAAATGTGGACCCTGCCTTTGTTCCAATACAACTACGCAGGCCAATATTTCAACGACTACGGACCAAGCTTTGCTTCCTACGTTGTCGGCATTATCAGTATTACTATTGTCTATCTCTTCTTCCAACGCCATATCATCGCAGGAATGAGCAACGGCGCAGTGAAATAA
- a CDS encoding carbohydrate ABC transporter permease — protein sequence MKKVLQKYWAWAFVVIPLLLQAIFFYVPMFQGAFYSFTNWTGLTYNYKFVGLNNFKLLFMDPKFMNAIGFTAIITIAMVVGEIALGIFIARVLNSKIKGQTFFRAWFFFPAVLSGLTVALIFKQVFNYGLPAIGNALHIEFLQTSLLGTKWGAIFAAVFVLLWQGVAMPIIIFLAGLQSIPSEITEAARIDGATSKQVFWNVELPYLLPSVSMVFILALKGGLTAFDQVFAMTGGGPNNATTSLGLLVYNYAFKNNQFGYANAIAVILFFLIVVISIIQLRVSKKFEI from the coding sequence ATGAAAAAAGTATTACAAAAATATTGGGCATGGGCTTTTGTGGTCATTCCCCTCTTATTACAAGCAATTTTCTTCTATGTGCCAATGTTCCAAGGAGCCTTTTACAGTTTTACCAACTGGACAGGTTTGACCTATAACTACAAGTTTGTCGGCTTGAACAACTTTAAGCTCCTCTTTATGGATCCAAAATTCATGAATGCTATTGGCTTTACTGCAATCATCACGATTGCTATGGTAGTTGGTGAGATTGCCCTTGGGATCTTCATTGCGCGTGTCTTGAACTCTAAGATCAAAGGCCAAACCTTCTTTCGTGCTTGGTTCTTCTTCCCAGCAGTTTTGTCTGGTTTGACAGTGGCTCTGATTTTCAAACAAGTCTTCAACTACGGTCTTCCAGCAATTGGGAATGCCCTTCATATCGAGTTTCTTCAAACCAGTCTTTTAGGGACTAAGTGGGGAGCGATCTTCGCGGCTGTCTTTGTCCTTCTTTGGCAAGGAGTAGCTATGCCCATCATTATCTTCCTAGCTGGTCTGCAATCTATCCCATCTGAAATTACAGAAGCAGCAAGAATCGATGGTGCGACGAGCAAGCAAGTCTTCTGGAATGTTGAATTGCCTTACTTACTACCAAGTGTCTCTATGGTCTTTATCCTAGCCCTAAAAGGTGGGCTTACCGCCTTTGACCAAGTCTTTGCCATGACTGGTGGGGGTCCAAACAATGCCACAACCTCACTTGGACTCTTGGTTTATAACTATGCCTTTAAAAATAACCAATTCGGTTATGCCAATGCCATTGCCGTAATCTTGTTCTTCTTGATTGTAGTGATTTCGATCATCCAATTGAGAGTATCTAAGAAATTTGAAATTTAA
- a CDS encoding extracellular solute-binding protein, with protein sequence MKWYKKIGLLATTGLALFGLGACSNDGKSADGTVTIEYFNQKKEMTKTLEEIARDFEKENPKVKVKVVNVPNAGEVLKTRILAGDVPDVVNIYPQSIELQEWAKAGVFEDLSNKDYLKRVKNGYAEKYAVNGKVYNVPFTANAYGIYYNKDKFEELGLKVPETWDEFEQLVKDIVAKGQTPFGIAGAEAWTLNGYNQLAFATAAGGGKEANQYLRYSKPNSIKLSDPIMKDDIKVMDILRIKGSKQKNWEGAGYTDVIGAFARGDVLMTPNGSWAITAINEQKPNFKIGTFMIPGKEKGQSLTVGAGDLAWSISATTKHPKEANAFVEYMTRPEVMQKYYDVDGSPTAIEGVKQAGEDSPLAGMTKYAFTDRHLVWLQQYWTSEADFHTLTMNYVLTGDKQGMVNDLNAFFNPMKADVD encoded by the coding sequence ATGAAATGGTATAAAAAAATCGGACTTCTTGCGACTACAGGCCTAGCCTTGTTTGGGCTCGGTGCTTGCTCCAACGATGGAAAATCTGCGGATGGTACAGTGACCATCGAGTATTTCAACCAGAAAAAAGAAATGACCAAAACCTTGGAAGAAATCGCGCGTGATTTTGAAAAGGAAAATCCAAAGGTCAAGGTCAAAGTTGTCAATGTACCAAACGCTGGTGAGGTGTTGAAGACACGTATCCTCGCAGGAGATGTGCCAGATGTGGTCAATATTTACCCACAGTCCATCGAATTGCAAGAATGGGCAAAAGCGGGTGTCTTCGAAGATTTAAGCAATAAAGACTATCTCAAACGCGTGAAAAACGGCTACGCTGAAAAATATGCCGTAAATGGAAAAGTCTACAACGTTCCTTTCACAGCCAATGCTTACGGAATCTACTACAACAAAGATAAATTCGAAGAATTGGGCTTGAAGGTTCCTGAAACTTGGGACGAATTTGAACAGTTAGTAAAAGACATCGTTGCCAAAGGACAAACCCCATTTGGGATTGCAGGAGCAGAAGCTTGGACCCTCAATGGTTACAATCAATTGGCCTTTGCGACAGCAGCAGGTGGAGGAAAAGAAGCCAACCAATACCTTCGTTATTCTAAGCCAAATTCCATTAAATTGTCTGATCCGATTATGAAAGATGACATCAAGGTGATGGATATCCTTCGCATTAAAGGTTCGAAGCAAAAGAACTGGGAAGGTGCAGGTTATACAGACGTTATCGGAGCCTTCGCGCGTGGGGATGTCCTCATGACACCAAATGGATCTTGGGCTATCACCGCGATCAATGAACAAAAACCGAATTTTAAGATTGGGACCTTCATGATTCCAGGGAAAGAAAAAGGACAAAGCTTAACCGTTGGTGCGGGAGACTTAGCATGGTCTATCTCTGCTACTACCAAACATCCAAAAGAAGCCAATGCCTTTGTGGAATACATGACCCGTCCAGAAGTCATGCAAAAGTACTATGATGTGGACGGATCTCCAACAGCGATCGAAGGGGTCAAACAAGCAGGAGAGGATTCACCGCTTGCTGGGATGACCAAATATGCCTTTACGGATCGTCACTTGGTGTGGTTGCAACAATACTGGACCAGTGAAGCAGACTTCCATACCTTGACGATGAACTATGTCTTGACAGGTGATAAACAAGGAATGGTCAATGATTTGAATGCCTTCTTTAACCCGATGAAAGCGGATGTGGATTAG
- a CDS encoding alpha-galactosidase, which produces MAIRIEQNLFYVESKGLSLILENRDGYLMLKHLGRPIPSYHFSNTVHEKDHAFSGNPTPDNRTFSLDTQRQILGQHGLGDFRKPSIQIQHGATEVTDFLYVGANIYSGSVEATGLPNPHTVDSTETLALVFEDDQAALRLTLYYTAYEDRATITSFSKIENCSDETVVIHKALSVLADVPAGDYDVITLQGAYAREKTVRRQQVEQGIFSISSNRGASGHAQTPALILADHEVTEDAGSALAFQLLYSGNFEGFIQKNQINEIRVGLGINPENFSWELAPNQSFDTPVAMISYSHEGLTGISQESQAFVQDHIIPSQFAHKERPILINNWEATYFDFKKEKLLELADEAQKVGIELFVLDDGWFGNRYDDNRALGDWTVNEEKLGGSLAELIQGIHDKGLQFGLWVEPEMISVDSDLYRAHPDWAIQVPGYEHTYSRNQLVLDFSNREVVDYIKQVLDDLLGKHEIDYIKWDMNRNITKLGNGKTYLETKMQSHAYILGLYEVVSSLTEKYENILFESCSGGGGRNDLGMMRYFPQVWASDNTDAMARLPIQYGSSYLYPTISMGAHVSAVPNHQMGRITPLETRGHVAMMGNLGYELDLTSLSQEELDRIADQVAHYKTIRPLVQFGKHYRLINPSQGSNQAAVQFTYQDRTVVTYVRVLSTVEEIEPTLKLKGLEEDALYRLEGTDQVYSGAELMYAGLTVVLPQGDFLSKQYVFVKK; this is translated from the coding sequence ATGGCAATTCGTATTGAACAGAATTTGTTCTATGTAGAAAGTAAGGGACTGAGCCTGATCCTTGAAAATCGAGATGGCTACCTGATGCTTAAGCATCTGGGGCGTCCGATCCCGTCTTATCATTTTTCCAATACCGTGCATGAGAAGGATCATGCTTTCTCTGGAAATCCAACACCTGACAATCGAACCTTCAGCTTGGATACCCAGCGTCAGATCCTAGGACAGCACGGGCTTGGAGATTTCCGAAAGCCGTCTATTCAAATCCAGCACGGCGCCACAGAGGTGACGGATTTCCTCTATGTCGGAGCCAATATCTACTCTGGCAGTGTCGAGGCAACTGGTCTTCCCAATCCACATACAGTAGATAGTACTGAAACCTTGGCCTTGGTCTTTGAAGATGATCAAGCGGCCCTGCGTTTGACCCTCTATTACACAGCCTACGAGGATCGGGCAACCATCACCAGCTTTTCAAAAATTGAAAACTGTAGTGATGAAACCGTCGTGATCCACAAGGCTCTTAGTGTGTTGGCCGATGTCCCAGCAGGTGACTATGATGTCATCACCCTTCAAGGGGCCTATGCGAGAGAAAAAACAGTCCGCCGTCAACAAGTGGAACAAGGAATCTTCTCCATCAGCTCCAACCGTGGTGCTTCTGGACACGCCCAGACTCCTGCTCTTATCCTAGCAGATCATGAAGTGACCGAAGATGCCGGTTCAGCCCTTGCCTTCCAACTGCTCTACAGTGGGAATTTTGAAGGATTTATTCAAAAGAATCAAATCAATGAAATTCGGGTTGGATTGGGAATCAATCCAGAAAACTTCTCCTGGGAGTTGGCACCGAATCAGAGCTTTGATACGCCGGTAGCAATGATCAGCTACTCACATGAGGGATTGACCGGTATCAGTCAAGAGAGTCAAGCATTTGTCCAAGACCATATCATTCCTAGCCAGTTTGCCCATAAAGAACGTCCAATTCTTATCAACAACTGGGAAGCAACCTACTTTGATTTCAAGAAAGAAAAATTATTGGAGCTAGCAGACGAAGCTCAAAAAGTGGGGATCGAACTCTTTGTTCTGGATGATGGCTGGTTTGGCAATCGTTATGATGACAATCGGGCCCTTGGTGATTGGACTGTCAATGAAGAAAAATTAGGTGGAAGTCTAGCAGAATTGATCCAAGGCATCCATGACAAGGGACTTCAATTTGGCCTTTGGGTGGAGCCAGAAATGATTTCTGTAGATAGTGACCTCTATCGGGCTCATCCGGACTGGGCTATTCAAGTCCCAGGTTACGAACACACCTATTCACGGAATCAACTGGTACTCGATTTCTCAAATAGAGAAGTAGTGGACTATATCAAGCAGGTCTTGGATGACTTACTTGGAAAGCATGAGATCGACTATATCAAATGGGATATGAACCGCAATATCACCAAGCTTGGAAATGGGAAAACCTACCTGGAAACCAAGATGCAATCCCATGCTTATATCTTGGGTCTCTATGAAGTGGTTTCTTCCTTAACAGAGAAGTACGAGAACATCCTCTTTGAGTCTTGCTCCGGTGGTGGTGGTCGTAATGACCTGGGGATGATGCGTTACTTCCCGCAGGTCTGGGCAAGTGATAATACGGACGCCATGGCCAGACTTCCGATCCAGTATGGATCTAGTTATCTCTATCCAACTATTTCCATGGGCGCTCACGTATCAGCGGTGCCAAATCACCAGATGGGACGGATCACACCACTAGAAACGCGTGGACATGTAGCCATGATGGGAAATCTAGGCTATGAATTGGATTTGACTAGTCTTTCTCAAGAAGAGTTGGATCGGATCGCAGACCAAGTCGCTCATTACAAAACGATTCGACCACTTGTTCAATTCGGAAAACACTACCGCTTGATCAATCCAAGCCAAGGTAGCAATCAAGCAGCCGTCCAGTTCACTTATCAAGATCGCACGGTGGTAACTTATGTACGGGTCTTATCAACGGTTGAGGAGATCGAGCCGACCCTGAAACTCAAAGGATTGGAAGAAGATGCGCTCTATCGCTTAGAAGGGACGGACCAAGTCTATTCAGGAGCTGAGCTCATGTATGCCGGCTTAACCGTCGTTCTTCCTCAGGGAGATTTCCTCAGCAAACAATATGTTTTTGTCAAAAAATAA
- a CDS encoding AraC family transcriptional regulator — protein MSVFSEYQTDTIDLALDFYGYEDCPKNYEFGPSVRDNFVLHFVTKGKGVFHFNKKEIHLEAGDLFLLPKNKVTYYKADAEEPWSYYWIGISGTKVSDFMRFSTLHEKGFLKKTEVETEKIGQFMERLVHKAEASKMTSHYQLHLLSQIYELLFLISEVAPDIHRSHPSPTYQLYLTCKHVIETHYAKEHLSIQEIADDLNVHRSYLTTVFKEFHQISPKEFLHSVRMQRAQQLLTNTDESIKIVAYSVGFSDPLYFSKAFKAYSQLTPSQYRSKHKI, from the coding sequence ATGTCAGTCTTTTCTGAATACCAAACCGACACTATTGACCTAGCCCTTGATTTTTATGGCTACGAAGATTGTCCGAAGAATTATGAATTTGGTCCTAGCGTCCGAGATAATTTTGTACTGCATTTTGTTACCAAGGGAAAGGGAGTCTTCCACTTCAATAAAAAAGAAATCCACCTAGAGGCCGGGGATCTCTTTCTTCTCCCCAAAAATAAAGTGACCTACTACAAGGCCGATGCCGAAGAACCTTGGTCCTACTACTGGATTGGCATCAGTGGCACCAAGGTGAGTGATTTCATGCGTTTTTCAACCCTGCATGAAAAAGGCTTTTTAAAGAAAACAGAAGTGGAAACAGAAAAGATCGGCCAGTTTATGGAGCGACTCGTCCACAAGGCAGAGGCTTCGAAAATGACTTCTCACTACCAACTCCATCTCCTCTCGCAGATCTATGAACTACTATTTCTAATCAGTGAAGTGGCTCCCGATATCCATCGGAGTCATCCATCTCCCACCTATCAGCTCTATCTGACCTGTAAGCATGTGATTGAGACGCACTACGCTAAAGAACACTTGAGTATTCAAGAGATCGCCGATGACCTCAATGTCCATCGCTCCTATCTGACAACTGTCTTTAAGGAGTTTCACCAGATCTCTCCCAAGGAATTCTTGCACTCGGTCCGCATGCAGCGTGCCCAGCAGTTACTGACCAACACAGACGAAAGCATTAAGATTGTAGCTTACTCGGTGGGCTTTTCAGATCCCCTCTATTTTTCAAAGGCTTTTAAGGCCTATAGCCAACTGACTCCTAGCCAATATCGTAGCAAACATAAAATTTAG